The proteins below come from a single Malus domestica chromosome 03, GDT2T_hap1 genomic window:
- the LOC103427122 gene encoding laccase-4, with amino-acid sequence MAMVLWIRVILLVACLCFPVSVECMVRHYKFNVVQKNISRLCSSKPIVTVNGRYPGPTIYAREDDTVLIKVVNHVKYNVSIHWHGIRQLRTGWADGPAYITQCPIQPGQQYVYNFTITGQRGTLWWHAHILWLRATVHGALVILPKHGVPYPFPAPRKELVVILGEWWKSDTEAVINEALKSGLAPNISDAHTINGHPGPLSTCQSQGGLKLPVRPGKTYMLRIINAALNEELFFKIANHKLTVVEVDAVYTKPFKTDTILIAPGQTTNVLVTTNLGSGKYLVAASPFMDNPTIVVDNKTATATLHYIGTLQSTKTILTAPPPQNATTVATNFTNSLRSLNSIRFPARVPLKIDHSLLFTVGLGLHTCASCTNGNRVVADINNVTFVMPEIALLQAHFFNISGVFTDDFPGNPLNPYNYTGTQPTNLQTRKGTRLYRLAYNSTVQLVLQDTGMIAPETHPVHLHGFNFFEVGRGLGNFNPMKDPKKFNLVDPVERNTIGVPSNGWTAIRFRADNPGVWFMHCHLEVHTTWGLKMAFVVDNGKGPNESVLPPPSDLPKC; translated from the exons ATGGCAATGGTGCTGTGGATTCGAGTCATACTTCTGGTGGCGTGTTTGTGTTTTCCGGTATCCGTGGAATGCATGGTTCGACATTACAAGTTTAAT GTGGTGCAGAAGAACATCTCAAGATTGTGTTCAAGCAAGCCCATTGTCACTGTCAATGGAAGGTATCCTGGTCCCACCATTTATGCTAGGGAAGATGATACAGTGCTAATCAAGGTGGTCAACCATGTCAAATACAATGTTAGCATCCACTG GCACGGGATTCGACAACTCCGAACGGGCTGGGCTGATGGGCCGGCATACATAACCCAGTGTCCAATTCAACCGGGCCAGCAATATGTATACAACTTCACCATCACTGGGCAAAGGGGCACACTTTGGTGGCATGCACACATTCTTTGGCTCAGGGCCACTGTCCATGGTGCCTTGGTCATCTTACCCAAGCATGGTGTCCCATACCCATTTCCTGCTCCCCGAAAGGAATTGGTTGTAATTTTAG GTGAATGGTGGAAATCAGATACGGAAGCTGTCATCAATGAGGCTTTAAAATCTGGTTTAGCCCCAAATATCTCTGACGCTCACACAATCAATGGTCATCCAGGGCCACTCTCAACTTGTCAATCACAAG GAGGGTTAAAATTACCAGTAAGACCTGGGAAGACATACATGCTAAGAATCATCAATGCTGCACTGAATGAAGAGCTCTTCTTTAAGATTGCTAACCACAAATTAACGGTAGTTGAAGTCGATGCTGTGTACACAAAACCCTTCAAAACTGACACCATTCTCATAGCCCCGGGGCAGACAACAAATGTTCTTGTAACAACAAACCTTGGCTCAGGCAAGTACTTGGTTGCAGCCTCGCCGTTCATGGACAATCCGACCATCGTTGTGGACAACAAGACCGCCACCGCTACATTGCACTATATAGGCACCCTTCAAAGCACGAAGACCATTCTCACAGCCCCACCTCCTCAAAATGCCACAACTGTGGCAACAAACTTTACAAACTCCCTCAGAAGTCTCAACTCAATCCGATTTCCAGCTAGGGTTCCGTTGAAAATTGACCACTCCCTTTTGTTCACCGTTGGTTTAGGGCTTCACACTTGCGCATCATGTACCAATGGTAACAGGGTGGTGGCAGATATCAACAATGTCACATTTGTGATGCCTGAAATTGCACTTCTTCAAGCACATTTCTTCAACATAAGTGGAGTTTTTACCGATGATTTTCCCGGAAACCCTCTGAATCCTTATAATTACACCGGGACACAGCCGACGAATTTGCAGACCAGGAAGGGGACTAGGCTTTATAGACTTGCTTACAACTCCACAGTGCAACTTGTGTTGCAAGACACTGGGATGATTGCCCCTGAAACCCATCCGGTGCATCTTCATGGGTTTAATTTCTTTGAGGTTGGGAGGGGACTGGGAAATTTCAACCCAATGAAGGATCCGAAAAAATTCAACCTCGTTGATCCTGTTGAGAGGAACACAATTGGGGTGCCATCAAATGGATGGACTGCCATCAGATTCAGGGCTGATAATCCAG GAGTTTGGTTTATGCATTGCCATCTTGAAGTGCACACAACATGGGGGCTGAAGATGGCATTTGTGGTGGACAATGGCAAAGGCCCAAATGAATCTGTTCTTCCACCTCCAAGTGACCTTCCCAAGTGCTAG
- the LOC103419066 gene encoding protein NRT1/ PTR FAMILY 8.2-like, whose product MAEDDMLAKAAPPEEKDEYTKDGTVDFRGNPAKRNATGTWKACPFILGNECCERLAYYGMSSNLVIYFKTQLNQTSAVAAKNNSNWGGTCYLTPLLGAFLADAYLGRYKTIASFSIIYVIGMTLLTMSASVPGMKPTCVSKDDCHANGGQTAATFIALYLIALGTGGIKPCVSSYGADQFDDDDEVEKKHKGSFFNWFYFSINVGALIASSVLVWIQDNVGWGWGFGVPAVAMAIAVLSFFSGTRLYRNQKPGGSPVTRIIQVVVASVRKYKVKVPADKSLLYETADAESSIQGSRKLDHTNEFRFFDKAAVEVQDDHLKDSKSPWRLTTVTQVEELKSIIRLLPIWATGIIFAAAYNQMSNFFVLQGTLMDVRVGHSSFKIPAASLSVFDTLSVIFWVPIYDRIIVPAARKYTGHKNGLTTLQRMGIGLFISIFSMVCAAVLELIRLRSVRQNNYYEYEHMPMSVFWQVPQYFLIGAAEVFTFIGQLEFFYDQAPDAMRSLCSALSLSTVALGNYFNSILVSIVTKTTTKDGNPGWIPDNLNYGHLDYFFWLLAMLSFLNLVVYLFISKWYTYKKTVGTLR is encoded by the exons ATGGCAGAAGATGATATGCTCGCCAAAGCAGCACCACCAGAAGAAAAAGATGAGTACACAAAAGATGGCACAGTGGATTTCCGTGGAAACCCAGCGAAGAGAAATGCAACCGGAACCTGGAAAGCCTGCCCTTTTATTCTAG GGAATGAATGCTGTGAGAGGTTGGCATATTATGGGATGAGCTCAAATCTGGTGATTTATTTCAAGACTCAATTGAACCAGACGAGTGCTGTTGCTGCGAAAAATAACTCGAATTGGGGTGGAACTTGCTACCTTACTCCATTGCTTGGAGCTTTTCTGGCTGATGCCTATTTGGGAAGATACAAGACAATTGCCTCTTTCTCAATCATTTATGTCATT GGGATGACACTTTTGACAATGTCAGCATCGGTCCCCGGCATGAAACCAACCTGTGTTAGCAAAGATGATTGCCATGCAAATGGTGGACAAACTGCAGCAACTTTCATAGCTCTTTACCTAATAGCATTGGGGACAGGGGGGATTAAGCCGTGTGTCTCGTCCTACGGTGCAGACCAGTTTGACGATGATGATGAGGTTGAAAAGAAGCACAAGGGTTCTTTCTTCAACTGGTTTTATTTTTCCATCAATGTTGGTGCTTTGATTGCTAGTTCTGTGCTGGTGTGGATACAAGACAACGTGGGTTGGGGATGGGGTTTTGGTGTTCCAGCAGTGGCAATGGCAATTGCTGTGCTGAGTTTCTTTTCGGGGACTAGGTTGTATAGGAATCAGAAGCCTGGAGGTAGTCCTGTGACACGCATAATTCAGGTGGTTGTGGCGTCTGTGAGAAAATACAAGGTGAAAGTACCGGCAGACAAGTCCCTTTTGTATGAGACTGCAGATGCAGAATCTTCCATCCAAGGAAGCCGCAAGCTTGATCACACAAATGAATTCAG GTTCTTTGACAAAGCAGCGGTGGAGGTACAAGATGACCATTTAAAGGACTCGAAAAGCCCATGGCGACTCACTACAGTTACTCAAGTGGAGGAGCTAAAATCAATCATAAGGCTGCTTCCCATATGGGCCACTGGTATCATCTTTGCTGCAGCCTACAATCAGATGAGCAATTTCTTTGTGTTGCAAGGCACCCTCATGGATGTTCGTGTTGGCCACTCTAGCTTCAAAATCCCAGCAGCATCTCTTTCCGTCTTTGACACCCTAAGTGTCATTTTTTGGGTCCCAATATACGATCGAATCATTGTCCCAGCAGCTAGAAAATACACCGGTCACAAGAATGGCCTAACTACACTGCAGAGGATGGGCATTGGCCTCTTCATCTCCATATTCTCCATGGTCTGTGCTGCAGTTTTGGAACTCATCAGACTCCGAAGTGTTCGACAGAACAACTATTACGAATACGAGCACATGCCCATGTCAGTCTTTTGGCAGGTACCTCAGTATTTCCTCATAGGAGCTGCAGAAGTTTTCACATTCATAGGACAGCTGGAGTTTTTCTATGATCAAGCCCCAGACGCCATGAGGAGCTTGTGTTCTGCTCTCTCACTCTCCACCGTTGCACTAGGAAACTACTTCAACTCTATTCTTGTCTCCATCGTTACAAAAACGACTACAAAGGACGGCAACCCTGGATGGATACCGGACAATTTGAACTACGGACACCTTGATTATTTCTTCTGGCTATTAGCAATGCTGAGTTTTCTTAACCTAGTAGTTTACCTCTTCATTTCCAAGTGGTACACGTATAAGAAGACCGTCGGGACTCTGCGTTGA